From one Triticum aestivum cultivar Chinese Spring chromosome 4B, IWGSC CS RefSeq v2.1, whole genome shotgun sequence genomic stretch:
- the LOC732704 gene encoding gamma-interferon-responsive lysosomal thiol protein, with protein sequence MARGLRHLLLLAALLQLLSATSAATAGDVATGRGSEKVHVAIYYESLCPYSVRFVANHLFKAYRDGLLDAANLTLVPYGNAVVRNDGTISCQHGPEECLLNTVEACAIDAWPDVKVHLGFIYCVSDLVLKNKHREWESCFQKQGLDPKPVTECYKGERGHNLSLEYGRQTAELVPPHQFVPWVVVDGKPLYNDYGNFKAYICKAYKGYPLLEACRSLGLEAHDDVYGRL encoded by the exons ATGGCGCGCGGCCTCCGCCATCTCCTGCTCCTCGCAGCGCTCCTCCAGCTGCTTTCGGCCACCTCCGCGGCGACGGCCGGCGACGTCGCCACTGGCAGGGGCAGCGAGAAGGTGCACGTGGCGATCTACTACGAGTCGCTGTGCCCCTACTCGGTCCGCTTCGTGGCGAACCACCTCTTCAAGGCCTACAGGGACGGCCTGCTCGACGCCGCCAATCTCACCCTCGTCCCCTATGGCAACGCCGTGGTCCGCAATGACGGCACCATCTCCTGTCAG CATGGCCCCGAGGAATGCCTTCTCAACACCGTGGAGGCTTGCGCCATCGACGCCTGGCCGGACGTG AAGGTGCATCTCGGCTTCATTTACTGCGTGTCGGACCTGGTGTTGAAGAACAAGCACCGGGAGTGGGAGTCGTGCTTCCAGAAACAGGGGCTTGACCCAAAGCCAGTCACGGAGTGCTACAAGGGCGAGCGTGGCCACAAT CTATCGCTCGAGTATGGGAGACAGACAGCTGAGCTCGTGCCTCCTCACCAGTTCGTTCCATGGGTGGTGGTCGACGGCAAGCCGCTCTACAAC GATTACGGGAACTTCAAAGCTTACATCTGCAAGGCGTACAAGGGCTATCCCCTCCTCGAGGCGTGTCGAAGCCTGGGCCTGGAGGCACACGACGATGTGTACGGCCGACTTTga